In the Telopea speciosissima isolate NSW1024214 ecotype Mountain lineage chromosome 2, Tspe_v1, whole genome shotgun sequence genome, one interval contains:
- the LOC122650592 gene encoding uncharacterized protein LOC122650592 gives MPSKRPKLEMTISFIEADLEGISLAHNDALVVQVEIASRPVRQVLIDTEASVDLMSLDAYRQFGFGDDALKHEGTSLHGFSRASATNKGSIDLLVTFGQAPCQMTIKVKFMVVRSVVAFNATLGCPSLTALHAIISPVHLKMKFPTENGIEEIRGDQKKARECYATFVKQNKRNVQGMAMCVEHLLED, from the coding sequence ATGCCGAGCAAGAGGCCAAAGCTTGAGATGACAATCTCCTTTatcgaggccgacctcgaaggtataagtttagcTCATAATGACgctttggtggtgcaggtggaaATCGCGAGCAGACCCGTTCGTCAGGTATTGATCGACACAGAGGCGTCGGTGGATCTCATGTCACtcgacgcctatcgacagtttgGCTTTGGCGATGATGCGCTCAAGCACGAAGGAACCTCCCTCCACGGATTCTCAAGAGCCTCGGCCACAAACAAGGGGTCGATAGACCTGCTGGTTACGTTTGGACAAGCTCCATGCCAAATGACAATCAAAGTTAAGTTCATGGTGGTGCGGTCGGTGGTGGCTTTTAATGCCACACTTGGTTGCCCGTCGCTCACCGCCCTCCATGCCATCATTTCGCCGGTACacttaaagatgaagttccccacggAGAACGGGATTGAAGAAATCCGaggcgaccaaaagaaggcTCGGGAATGTTACGCAACATTCGTTAAGCAGAATAAAAGAAATGTCCAGGGAATGGCTATGTGCGTTGAGCACCTCCTTGAAGACTAG